From Microbacterium invictum, the proteins below share one genomic window:
- a CDS encoding isochorismatase family protein yields the protein MTRALFIVDVQNDFTEGGALGVAGGDAVAEGITAHLAAHAGDYGLIIASRDWHDAEGDNGGHFADEPDFAGTWPVHCVAETAGAEYDPGLSTDAVTHHVKKGQGVPAYSLFEGVTDDGQTVAQLLDEHGVVDVDVTGIATDYCVRASALDAIEHGRHVRILTALVAGVAAESSEAALAELAHAGAELVTDA from the coding sequence ATGACCAGGGCACTGTTCATCGTCGACGTCCAGAACGATTTCACCGAGGGCGGAGCGCTCGGCGTGGCGGGCGGAGACGCCGTCGCCGAGGGCATCACAGCCCACCTCGCCGCGCACGCCGGCGACTACGGTCTGATCATCGCGTCGCGCGACTGGCATGATGCCGAGGGCGACAACGGCGGTCACTTCGCCGACGAGCCCGACTTCGCAGGCACCTGGCCGGTGCACTGCGTCGCCGAGACCGCGGGGGCGGAATACGACCCCGGGCTGTCGACCGACGCGGTCACCCATCACGTGAAGAAGGGCCAGGGGGTCCCGGCGTACTCCCTGTTCGAGGGCGTCACCGACGACGGCCAGACCGTGGCGCAGCTGCTCGACGAGCACGGTGTGGTGGACGTCGACGTGACCGGCATCGCCACGGACTACTGCGTCCGCGCATCCGCCCTCGATGCGATCGAGCACGGCCGGCATGTGCGCATCCTCACCGCACTGGTCGCGGGCGTCGCAGCCGAGTCGAGCGAAGCCGCCCTCGCCGAGCTCGCGCACGCCGGCGCAGAGCTCGTCACGGACGCCTGA
- a CDS encoding anti-sigma factor domain-containing protein — MAAQPDDPSVEPAPNTEALQTIQRRNWTRTIVGVVGAMVLLVGLGWIAGTIMNTFALTPEERALADVRDAADSLTATAEGEDDVRAAVTWSAALGTAVLDASGLPDVTAEEEIAVWYVQGDEYDRADRFRPIDGSATVILSELWPDGAVIELSVDPVGGGSSGEPLAAPLLTIEP, encoded by the coding sequence GTGGCCGCCCAACCCGATGACCCGTCCGTGGAACCCGCCCCGAACACCGAGGCGCTGCAGACGATTCAGCGGCGCAACTGGACCCGGACGATCGTCGGCGTGGTCGGAGCCATGGTGCTGCTGGTCGGACTGGGATGGATCGCCGGAACGATCATGAACACCTTCGCGCTGACGCCGGAAGAACGGGCGCTCGCCGACGTGCGGGATGCGGCTGACTCCCTGACCGCCACCGCGGAGGGCGAGGACGATGTGCGGGCGGCCGTGACGTGGTCGGCCGCGCTCGGCACCGCCGTGCTCGACGCGAGCGGACTTCCCGACGTCACCGCCGAAGAGGAGATCGCGGTCTGGTACGTCCAGGGTGACGAGTATGACCGCGCCGACCGGTTCCGCCCGATCGACGGGTCGGCGACCGTCATCCTCAGCGAACTGTGGCCGGACGGCGCCGTGATCGAACTGTCGGTCGACCCGGTCGGCGGCGGCTCATCGGGGGAGCCACTCGCCGCCCCGTTGCTCACGATCGAACCATGA
- a CDS encoding response regulator transcription factor — MSDASRDFHKPVRRPAEHLDRLFAGEDPAEVSRVAHKTATALLSRVREEPTDAVVERLVSFTDEHGIDAIAELWSRSPGKTLPGALWRLYLVQLMIHDDPQTVALLFERGRTVLHSSDAVVAGAPTPAGPDELVALIATILRGVFTGDFAVALERAAAFCRVVGAGATDLADDYDATEPDRATALTARALRLSTYAGDLAAAARLWRRDALT; from the coding sequence ATGAGCGACGCGTCCCGGGACTTCCACAAGCCCGTCCGTCGCCCCGCTGAGCACCTCGATCGGCTGTTCGCGGGGGAGGACCCCGCCGAGGTGTCGCGCGTGGCCCACAAGACCGCGACGGCCCTGCTGTCGCGGGTGCGTGAAGAGCCGACGGATGCCGTGGTCGAGCGTCTCGTGTCATTCACCGACGAACACGGCATCGACGCCATCGCCGAGCTGTGGTCGCGCTCGCCGGGCAAGACGCTGCCCGGCGCCCTCTGGCGGCTGTACCTCGTGCAGCTGATGATCCATGACGACCCGCAGACCGTGGCGCTGCTGTTCGAACGCGGCCGGACCGTGCTGCACTCCTCGGACGCGGTGGTCGCGGGCGCTCCGACGCCTGCCGGGCCGGACGAGCTCGTCGCCCTCATCGCGACCATCCTGCGCGGGGTGTTCACCGGCGACTTCGCCGTCGCGCTCGAACGCGCCGCCGCGTTCTGCCGCGTCGTGGGGGCCGGCGCCACCGACCTGGCCGACGACTACGACGCGACCGAGCCCGACCGCGCCACGGCGCTGACGGCCCGCGCGCTGCGCCTGTCCACGTATGCCGGCGACCTCGCCGCCGCGGCCCGGCTGTGGCGCCGCGACGCCCTCACCTGA
- a CDS encoding aminodeoxychorismate lyase codes for MTRRFALMIEPAASDDPRTDFATTFTEVDPSAPALTVGELSTQRGDGVFESIGVIDRHAQEVAAHLDRLAHSARLCDLPAPHLAQWRQAIARAAAACGPGESIVKLVLSRGVEHGPAPTAWVTAAPAADFTAVRAEGVRVVTLDRGYDLDTPARAPWLLLGAKTLSYAVNMAALRAARQRGADDAIFVSSDGFVLEAPTASVILRRGDTFVTPAAQGAILQGTTQQSLFEHLESQGFTTAYETIPASTLPAVDAAWLVSSLRLAAPVTAVDGAALTHDRALTTAMNAYLLSPRD; via the coding sequence ATGACACGGCGATTCGCGCTGATGATCGAGCCCGCGGCATCCGATGATCCGCGCACCGACTTCGCGACCACCTTCACCGAGGTCGACCCCTCGGCCCCCGCACTCACCGTCGGCGAGCTCAGCACCCAGCGCGGTGACGGGGTGTTCGAGTCGATCGGCGTCATCGACAGGCACGCGCAGGAAGTCGCCGCGCACCTCGACCGTCTCGCCCACTCCGCGCGGCTGTGCGACCTCCCCGCGCCGCACCTGGCGCAGTGGCGTCAGGCGATCGCCCGCGCCGCGGCGGCGTGCGGGCCGGGGGAGTCGATCGTGAAGCTCGTCCTCAGTCGCGGCGTCGAGCACGGCCCCGCCCCCACCGCCTGGGTGACCGCGGCGCCGGCCGCGGACTTCACAGCCGTGCGCGCCGAAGGCGTCCGCGTCGTCACTCTCGACCGCGGCTACGATCTCGACACCCCGGCACGCGCGCCCTGGCTGCTGCTGGGGGCCAAGACCCTCTCCTACGCCGTGAACATGGCCGCCCTGCGAGCAGCACGGCAGCGCGGCGCCGACGATGCGATCTTCGTCTCCAGCGACGGATTCGTGCTCGAGGCGCCGACCGCCTCGGTGATCCTCCGCCGGGGCGATACCTTCGTCACCCCGGCCGCGCAGGGCGCGATCCTGCAGGGCACCACCCAGCAGAGCCTGTTCGAGCACCTCGAGTCGCAGGGCTTCACGACCGCGTATGAGACGATCCCGGCATCCACTCTTCCGGCGGTGGATGCCGCATGGCTCGTCTCCAGCCTGCGACTGGCCGCACCGGTCACCGCCGTCGACGGCGCCGCGCTGACACACGACCGCGCCCTGACCACGGCGATGAACGCCTACCTGCTGAGCCCGCGTGACTGA
- the pstB gene encoding phosphate ABC transporter ATP-binding protein PstB produces the protein MSKSIEVNDLNVYYSEFLAVEGVSLEIEPRSVTAFIGPSGCGKSTFLRTLNRMHEVIPGARVEGKVLLDGEDLYGNGVDPVLVRRQIGMVFQRPNPFPTMSIRENVLAGVKLNNKRISRSDADALVERSLVGANLWNEVKDRLDKPGSGLSGGQQQRLCIARAIAVEPDVLLMDEPCSALDPISTFAIEELIQELKQDYTIVIVTHNMQQASRVSDKTAFFNIAGTGKPGKLIEYDETGTIFTTPSVQATEDYVSGRFG, from the coding sequence GTGTCCAAGAGCATCGAAGTCAACGACCTCAACGTCTACTACAGCGAGTTCCTCGCCGTGGAGGGCGTCTCCCTCGAAATCGAGCCGCGCAGCGTGACCGCGTTCATCGGTCCGTCCGGGTGCGGCAAGTCCACCTTCCTGCGCACCCTGAACCGCATGCACGAAGTGATCCCCGGTGCACGCGTCGAGGGCAAGGTGCTGCTCGACGGCGAAGACCTCTACGGCAACGGGGTCGACCCCGTGCTCGTGCGTCGCCAGATCGGCATGGTCTTCCAGCGTCCGAACCCGTTCCCCACGATGTCGATCCGCGAGAACGTGCTGGCCGGCGTGAAGCTCAACAACAAGCGCATCTCGCGCTCCGACGCCGACGCGCTCGTGGAGCGCTCACTCGTGGGCGCGAACCTGTGGAACGAGGTCAAGGACCGGCTCGACAAGCCCGGCTCGGGCCTGTCGGGCGGCCAGCAGCAGCGACTGTGCATCGCGCGGGCGATCGCGGTGGAGCCGGACGTCCTGCTCATGGACGAGCCCTGCTCGGCACTGGATCCCATCTCGACGTTCGCGATCGAGGAGCTCATCCAGGAGCTCAAGCAGGACTACACGATCGTCATCGTGACGCACAACATGCAGCAGGCGTCGCGCGTGAGCGACAAGACCGCGTTCTTCAACATCGCCGGCACGGGCAAGCCCGGAAAGCTCATCGAGTACGACGAGACCGGCACGATCTTCACGACTCCTTCGGTGCAGGCCACCGAAGACTACGTGTCCGGCCGTTTCGGGTGA
- the pstA gene encoding phosphate ABC transporter permease PstA yields the protein MTVTAAAPPSTVSGKATSLTAGQLPKWLPWALLGLGMLVSGSVFTILNLGGELHDFNIAGALFFGFLFFAVSTVIFSNIVETSRHAADRLATVLVSFAFTLALIPLVSLLYTVVVDGITRFDPTFFSWTMRNVVGEGGGAVHAIWGTLLVTLAASVISVPIGLLTSIYLVEYGRGRLAKSITFFVDVMTGIPSIVAGLFVVALFSMVIGPGQYMGIMGALSLTVLMIPVVVRSSEEMLRLVPNELREASYALGVPKWLTIAKVVLPTAIAGITTGIMLSVSRVIGETAPLLLTAGFTTSLNLDLFNQPMMTLPVFVYTQFQNPGTNIDAALGRAWAGALTLIIIVMVLNLLARFIAKRFAPKFGR from the coding sequence ATGACCGTCACCGCTGCCGCCCCGCCCTCGACCGTGTCGGGCAAGGCGACCTCGCTGACCGCCGGCCAGCTGCCCAAGTGGCTGCCGTGGGCTCTGCTGGGGCTCGGCATGCTGGTGTCGGGCTCGGTCTTCACGATCCTCAACCTCGGCGGCGAGCTGCACGACTTCAACATCGCGGGCGCCCTGTTCTTCGGCTTCCTCTTCTTCGCCGTCAGCACCGTGATCTTCTCGAACATCGTCGAGACCTCCCGCCACGCCGCCGACCGGCTCGCGACCGTGCTGGTCAGCTTCGCGTTCACCCTGGCGCTGATCCCGCTGGTCTCGCTGCTCTACACGGTCGTCGTCGACGGCATCACGCGGTTCGACCCGACGTTCTTCTCGTGGACCATGCGCAACGTGGTCGGCGAGGGCGGCGGCGCCGTGCACGCGATCTGGGGCACCCTGCTGGTCACCCTCGCCGCGAGCGTGATCTCGGTGCCGATCGGCCTGCTCACCTCGATCTACCTTGTCGAGTACGGTCGCGGCCGGCTCGCCAAGTCGATCACGTTCTTCGTCGACGTCATGACCGGCATCCCCTCGATCGTGGCGGGTCTGTTCGTCGTCGCCCTGTTCTCGATGGTGATAGGTCCCGGACAGTACATGGGCATCATGGGCGCGCTCTCGCTGACCGTGCTCATGATCCCGGTGGTCGTGCGCTCCAGCGAGGAGATGCTGCGGCTGGTGCCCAACGAACTGCGCGAGGCCTCGTACGCCCTCGGGGTGCCCAAGTGGCTCACCATCGCCAAGGTGGTCCTTCCCACCGCCATCGCGGGCATCACCACGGGAATCATGCTCTCGGTGTCCCGCGTCATCGGCGAGACCGCACCGCTGCTGCTGACGGCCGGCTTCACCACCTCCCTCAACCTCGACCTGTTCAACCAGCCCATGATGACGCTGCCGGTGTTCGTCTACACCCAGTTCCAGAACCCCGGCACCAACATCGACGCCGCCCTCGGCCGCGCCTGGGCGGGCGCCTTGACGCTCATCATCATCGTCATGGTGCTGAACCTCCTCGCCCGCTTCATCGCGAAGAGATTCGCTCCCAAGTTCGGCCGCTGA
- the pstC gene encoding phosphate ABC transporter permease subunit PstC produces the protein MTTDTESATSIAERRPAKRRLGDLVFSGTALGAGILILVILVAVTAFLIAQSLPALTEDPDENPILKGESFLTYVTPLVFGTIWAAVLALLIAAPLSIGIALFISHYAPRRLATMLGYIIDLLAAIPSVVFGLWGALVFAGFLQPFFVWLNANLGWFPLFSGTVSATGRTILTAALVLAVMVLPIMTAICREVFLQTPKLHEEAALALGSTRWEMIRMAVFPFGRGGMVSAAMLALGRALGETMAVTMVLSASGVITFEVLTSTNPTPIPANIALKFGEAHGTGVNALIATGLILFIVTFAVNAFARWVVSRRAEFSGAN, from the coding sequence ATGACCACCGACACCGAATCGGCGACCAGCATCGCCGAGCGACGCCCGGCCAAGCGCCGCCTCGGAGACCTCGTGTTCTCCGGAACCGCACTCGGTGCGGGCATCTTGATCCTCGTCATCCTCGTCGCCGTCACCGCCTTCCTCATCGCGCAGTCGCTGCCGGCCCTCACCGAGGACCCCGATGAGAACCCGATCCTCAAGGGCGAGAGCTTCCTCACGTATGTCACCCCCCTCGTCTTCGGCACGATCTGGGCGGCCGTGCTCGCCCTCCTCATCGCCGCGCCGCTGAGCATCGGCATCGCGTTGTTCATCTCCCACTACGCACCGCGCCGCCTCGCCACGATGCTCGGCTACATCATCGACCTTCTCGCCGCGATCCCCTCCGTCGTGTTCGGCTTGTGGGGCGCGCTCGTCTTCGCCGGCTTCCTGCAGCCGTTCTTCGTCTGGCTCAATGCGAACCTCGGCTGGTTCCCGCTGTTCAGCGGCACCGTCTCGGCCACCGGGCGCACGATCCTCACCGCCGCGCTGGTGCTGGCGGTCATGGTCCTGCCGATCATGACCGCGATCTGCCGCGAGGTGTTCCTCCAGACTCCGAAGCTGCACGAAGAGGCCGCGCTCGCCCTCGGCTCCACGCGCTGGGAGATGATCCGCATGGCGGTCTTCCCGTTCGGGCGCGGCGGCATGGTCTCGGCGGCGATGCTGGCGCTCGGACGCGCGCTGGGCGAGACGATGGCCGTGACGATGGTGCTCTCGGCCTCAGGCGTCATCACGTTCGAGGTGCTCACCTCGACCAACCCCACCCCGATCCCCGCGAACATCGCCCTCAAGTTCGGCGAGGCCCACGGCACGGGCGTCAACGCCCTGATCGCCACCGGCCTGATCCTGTTCATCGTCACTTTCGCCGTCAACGCGTTCGCGCGCTGGGTCGTAAGCCGCCGCGCCGAGTTCTCTGGAGCAAACTGA
- a CDS encoding phosphate ABC transporter substrate-binding protein PstS, translated as MKLNRLAQLGAVAAVTALALTGCAANEPNAAPADDTGAETPSLSGTLNATGASSQDAAQQAWVAAFQTANTATTINYQATGSGVGRDNFLSGGQSYIGSDRAFNDEEIAEGGFGSCATDAIVEIPVYISPVAIIFNLEGVDTLNLDATTVGQIFNGDIANWNDPAIAADNPDATLPDLAISPVHRSDPSGTSEIFTDYLAAVAPDAWPHEPSDEWPLSSGEAAQGTSGVVSAVNGGAGTIGYADASQAGGLGTVAIKVGDEFVPYSSEAAAALVDASPLVEGRGAGDLVFDVDPAAAPAGSYPIALVSYLIACEEYEDAAAAELVSAYFEFVVSAEGQDVAAEAAGSAPLSDSLREQINAAIALIG; from the coding sequence GTGAAGCTCAATCGTCTCGCCCAGCTGGGCGCTGTCGCCGCCGTGACCGCACTCGCATTGACAGGATGTGCGGCCAACGAGCCGAACGCCGCGCCGGCCGATGACACCGGGGCCGAGACGCCCTCGCTCAGCGGCACGCTCAACGCGACGGGCGCGTCGTCGCAGGACGCCGCGCAGCAGGCGTGGGTCGCTGCGTTCCAGACCGCGAACACCGCCACCACCATCAACTACCAGGCCACCGGCTCGGGCGTCGGCCGCGACAACTTCCTCTCCGGCGGACAGTCGTACATCGGCTCGGACCGTGCGTTCAACGACGAGGAGATCGCCGAGGGCGGCTTCGGCTCGTGCGCCACCGACGCGATCGTCGAGATCCCCGTGTACATCTCGCCCGTCGCGATCATCTTCAACCTCGAGGGCGTCGACACGCTGAACCTCGACGCGACCACCGTCGGGCAGATCTTCAACGGCGACATCGCGAACTGGAACGACCCGGCCATCGCCGCGGACAACCCCGACGCGACCCTGCCCGATCTGGCGATCTCGCCGGTGCACCGCTCGGACCCCTCGGGCACGAGCGAGATCTTCACCGACTACCTCGCCGCCGTCGCGCCCGACGCGTGGCCGCACGAGCCCTCGGACGAGTGGCCGCTGTCCTCCGGTGAGGCCGCGCAGGGCACCTCGGGTGTCGTCTCAGCCGTCAACGGCGGCGCGGGCACCATCGGCTACGCCGACGCGTCGCAGGCCGGTGGCCTGGGCACCGTCGCGATCAAGGTCGGCGACGAGTTCGTCCCGTACTCGTCGGAGGCCGCTGCCGCGCTCGTGGACGCATCGCCGCTGGTCGAGGGCCGCGGCGCCGGCGACCTCGTGTTCGACGTCGACCCGGCCGCCGCTCCGGCCGGCTCGTACCCCATCGCGCTGGTCAGCTACCTGATCGCGTGCGAGGAGTACGAGGACGCCGCCGCAGCCGAGCTGGTCAGCGCGTACTTCGAGTTCGTCGTCAGTGCCGAGGGCCAGGACGTCGCCGCCGAGGCCGCGGGCTCCGCTCCGCTGTCAGACTCGCTGCGCGAGCAGATCAACGCCGCGATCGCCCTCATCGGCTGA
- a CDS encoding NUDIX hydrolase, translated as MTDTAVYAAGGVVWRLVEDRLMVLVIHRTAYADVTLPKGKVDPGETLAETAAREIFEETGIRVALGIPVGVSRYRLPSKRQKIVHYWSAEATDAAIRASAFVPNKEIAALEWVTPKKALGRLSYPVDVEIMEQFLTFVGDGVLSTFPIIVLRHAKARSREDWAGADAARPLTGRGTTQAGALVGPLQSFGVRRVISSDAVRCVTTVAPLAAALGRQIVRTPLLSQDAWEQGEADVRTVVGKRIRSRKPAVLCSHGPVLPDILTELALATGTMRGSYLGSASALEPAAFSVVHLSATNPGSGIVSIETHEPKP; from the coding sequence ATGACGGACACCGCCGTCTACGCCGCGGGAGGAGTCGTCTGGCGCCTGGTCGAGGACAGGCTCATGGTGCTGGTCATCCACCGCACCGCCTACGCCGACGTCACGCTCCCCAAAGGCAAGGTCGACCCGGGCGAGACCCTCGCCGAGACCGCCGCGCGCGAGATCTTCGAAGAGACCGGCATCCGCGTCGCCCTGGGCATTCCCGTCGGCGTCTCGCGCTACCGGCTGCCCAGCAAGCGGCAGAAGATCGTGCACTACTGGTCTGCCGAGGCGACCGATGCCGCGATCCGCGCCTCCGCGTTCGTTCCGAACAAGGAGATCGCGGCGCTGGAATGGGTCACGCCCAAGAAGGCGCTGGGGCGCCTGAGCTACCCGGTCGACGTCGAGATCATGGAGCAGTTCCTCACCTTCGTCGGTGACGGCGTGCTGTCGACGTTCCCCATCATCGTGCTGCGTCACGCCAAGGCGCGGTCGCGCGAGGACTGGGCCGGTGCCGACGCCGCGCGCCCGCTGACCGGTCGCGGCACGACGCAGGCAGGCGCGCTGGTCGGACCGCTGCAGTCGTTCGGCGTCCGCCGCGTGATCTCCAGCGACGCCGTCCGCTGCGTGACCACCGTCGCGCCGCTGGCGGCGGCCCTGGGCCGGCAGATCGTCCGGACCCCCCTGCTCAGCCAGGACGCGTGGGAGCAGGGTGAGGCCGACGTGCGCACCGTCGTCGGCAAGCGGATCCGCTCGCGCAAGCCCGCGGTGCTGTGCTCGCACGGCCCCGTGCTCCCGGACATCCTCACCGAGCTCGCCCTGGCCACCGGCACGATGCGTGGCTCGTACCTCGGCAGCGCCTCCGCGCTGGAGCCGGCGGCGTTCTCGGTCGTGCACCTGTCGGCGACCAACCCGGGGTCGGGAATCGTGTCGATCGAGACCCACGAGCCCAAGCCCTGA
- a CDS encoding RNA degradosome polyphosphate kinase, with protein sequence MIDTDVLDSGLGDADDDDFDSVVEVYDSQLPDNRYLDRELSWLAFNQRVLELAEDPSLPVLERANFLAIFASNLDEFFMVRVAGLKRRIVTGLAVPTNVGRPPQEVLADISGAAHALQLRHAAAWADLVKPKMVDAGIEVVLWNELTPAEQTKLYEYFQNQVFPVLMPLAVDPAHPFPYISGLSLNLAVRIRNARTGRQEFARLKVPSMLPRFVQVPADGNIGRVRYLPLEYLISENLSDLFPGMEVLEHHTFRLTRNEDMVIEEDETENLIQALEAELLRRRFGPPIRLEITEDMDEVTLDLLLNELDITEQEVYRLPGPLDLRGLFDLAKIDRPELHYPPHVPKTAAAFQPPDQSPRADLFTAIRKGDVLVHHPYESFTTSVVAFLEQAARDPHVLAIKQTLYRTSGDSPIVEALIDAAENGKQVLALVEVKARFDEAANIVWARKLEKAGVHVVYGLVGLKTHCKLLHVIREEDGLLRSYSHIGTGNYNPKTSRTYEDFGLFTVDEQVGRDLTRLFNELSGYAIEKKFKRLLVAPLHLRKGLLRLIDREHRNALAGKPAGIRIKVNSMVDEQIIDALYRASQAGVRVDIWVRGICSLRTDLEGVSDNITVRSILGRYLEHSRIFAFAGDGDPQVYIGSADMMHRNLDRRVEALVRVVAPAHINELDDLFDLAMADTTSSWNLGPAGEWTRNSRDDSGTPLVDMQEKLMSQIQRRRRSRAVR encoded by the coding sequence ATGATCGACACCGACGTTCTCGACTCCGGACTGGGCGACGCGGACGACGACGACTTCGACAGCGTCGTCGAGGTCTACGATTCGCAGCTGCCCGACAACCGCTATCTCGACCGCGAGCTGAGCTGGCTCGCCTTCAATCAGCGGGTCCTCGAGCTCGCCGAGGACCCGAGCCTGCCGGTGCTGGAGCGCGCGAACTTCCTCGCCATCTTCGCGAGCAACCTCGACGAGTTCTTCATGGTGCGCGTCGCCGGGCTCAAGCGGCGCATCGTCACCGGCCTCGCCGTTCCGACCAACGTCGGCCGCCCGCCGCAAGAGGTGCTCGCCGACATCTCCGGCGCCGCGCACGCCCTTCAGCTGCGGCACGCGGCGGCGTGGGCCGACCTCGTCAAGCCGAAGATGGTGGATGCCGGCATCGAGGTCGTCCTGTGGAATGAGCTGACCCCGGCCGAGCAGACCAAGCTGTACGAGTACTTCCAGAATCAGGTCTTCCCGGTGCTCATGCCGCTCGCGGTCGACCCGGCACACCCGTTCCCCTACATCTCGGGGCTGTCGCTCAACCTCGCCGTGCGCATCCGCAACGCCCGCACCGGCCGTCAGGAGTTCGCGCGACTGAAGGTGCCGTCGATGCTGCCCCGGTTCGTCCAGGTCCCGGCCGACGGCAACATCGGACGGGTCCGGTACCTGCCGCTGGAATACCTCATCTCCGAGAACCTCTCCGACCTGTTCCCGGGGATGGAGGTCCTCGAGCACCACACCTTCCGCCTCACCCGCAATGAGGACATGGTCATCGAAGAGGACGAGACCGAGAATCTCATCCAGGCGCTCGAGGCCGAGCTGCTGCGCCGCCGGTTCGGGCCGCCCATCCGGCTCGAGATCACCGAGGACATGGACGAGGTCACCCTCGACCTGCTGCTGAACGAGCTCGACATCACCGAGCAGGAGGTGTACCGGCTCCCCGGGCCGCTCGACCTGCGCGGGCTGTTCGACCTCGCCAAGATCGACCGGCCGGAGCTGCACTACCCGCCGCACGTCCCCAAGACCGCCGCGGCCTTCCAGCCGCCGGACCAGAGCCCGCGCGCCGACCTGTTCACCGCCATCCGCAAGGGCGACGTGCTCGTCCACCACCCCTACGAGTCGTTCACGACGAGCGTCGTGGCGTTCCTCGAGCAGGCGGCCCGCGACCCGCACGTCCTCGCGATCAAGCAGACGCTCTACCGCACCTCGGGTGACAGCCCGATCGTCGAGGCGCTGATCGACGCCGCCGAGAACGGCAAGCAGGTCCTCGCGCTCGTCGAGGTCAAGGCCCGCTTCGACGAGGCCGCCAACATCGTCTGGGCGCGCAAGCTCGAGAAGGCCGGCGTCCACGTCGTCTACGGCCTCGTCGGCCTCAAGACGCACTGCAAGCTGCTGCACGTCATCCGAGAGGAAGACGGGCTGCTGCGAAGCTACAGCCACATCGGCACCGGCAACTACAACCCCAAGACCAGCCGCACCTATGAGGACTTCGGCCTGTTCACCGTCGACGAGCAGGTCGGCCGCGACCTGACGCGCCTGTTCAACGAACTGTCCGGGTACGCGATCGAGAAGAAGTTCAAGCGCCTGCTGGTGGCCCCGCTCCACCTGCGCAAGGGACTGCTCCGCCTCATCGACCGGGAGCACCGCAACGCCCTGGCCGGCAAGCCTGCCGGCATCCGGATCAAGGTGAACTCGATGGTCGACGAGCAGATCATCGATGCCCTCTACCGCGCCAGCCAGGCCGGGGTGCGCGTGGACATCTGGGTACGCGGGATCTGCTCGCTGCGCACCGACCTCGAGGGCGTCAGCGACAACATCACCGTCCGCTCGATCCTCGGGCGCTACCTGGAGCATTCGCGCATCTTCGCCTTCGCCGGCGACGGCGACCCGCAGGTGTACATCGGCAGCGCCGACATGATGCACCGCAACCTCGACCGGCGCGTCGAAGCACTCGTCCGGGTCGTCGCACCCGCCCACATCAACGAACTCGACGACCTGTTCGATCTCGCGATGGCCGACACGACCAGCTCCTGGAACCTGGGCCCCGCCGGCGAGTGGACGCGGAACAGCCGCGACGACAGCGGTACACCCCTCGTGGACATGCAGGAGAAGCTCATGTCCCAGATCCAGCGCCGCCGGCGCTCCCGCGCGGTGCGATGA
- a CDS encoding winged helix-turn-helix transcriptional regulator: MARLLVLSTAGPGGAVLPALELLSHDVRSIPAEPAQLVHAPDADAVLVDARANLAAAKSLCKILTATGLHGPLLLVVTEGGLAAVSTDWGVDDVILHTAGPAEVDARVRLAIGRLAQDQVPPRVQTSGITIDESAYSAKVRGKPLDLTYKEFQLLHFLATHPSRVFTREQLLSEVWGYDYFGGTRTVDVHVRRLRAKLGDLEQLIGTVRNVGYRFNVYEDDEIPAPHEPAAAT; the protein is encoded by the coding sequence TTGGCTCGACTTCTCGTCTTGAGCACCGCCGGCCCCGGCGGTGCGGTCCTGCCCGCCCTCGAACTGCTCAGCCACGACGTCCGGTCGATTCCGGCCGAGCCCGCCCAGCTGGTCCACGCCCCCGACGCCGATGCGGTGCTCGTCGACGCCCGCGCGAACCTCGCCGCCGCCAAGTCGCTGTGCAAGATCCTCACGGCGACCGGTCTGCACGGCCCGCTGCTGCTCGTTGTCACCGAGGGCGGCCTCGCCGCCGTCTCGACCGACTGGGGCGTCGACGATGTGATCTTGCACACCGCCGGTCCCGCCGAGGTCGACGCGCGCGTGCGCCTCGCCATCGGCCGGCTCGCGCAGGACCAGGTGCCGCCGCGGGTGCAGACCTCGGGCATCACGATCGACGAGTCCGCCTATTCGGCGAAGGTGCGCGGCAAGCCGCTGGATCTCACCTACAAGGAGTTCCAGCTGCTCCACTTCCTCGCCACGCACCCCTCGCGCGTGTTCACCCGCGAGCAGCTGCTGAGCGAAGTGTGGGGCTACGACTACTTCGGCGGCACCCGCACCGTCGACGTCCATGTGCGGCGGCTGCGCGCGAAGCTCGGCGACCTCGAGCAGCTCATCGGCACCGTCCGCAACGTCGGCTACCGGTTCAACGTGTACGAAGACGACGAGATCCCCGCCCCGCACGAGCCGGCCGCGGCCACCTGA